A single window of Halodesulfovibrio sp. DNA harbors:
- a CDS encoding sigma 54-interacting transcriptional regulator: MQKNDFFRSVTKIICSTLNMQKAITDLNQFLEKELPVDTISFEIYDDEKQILHNIISMYKGKQRLIPDLIISDEIHEDFMISAKDEQMLFEYIPNSRDQEISKQVSKRITTEVFSGMICYLRIEGEFVGAAAVTRDRPYAFTEEEIDLLSSLSEPLTIALVNALRFDELKAVKDQLQDDNKFLQRELAKKAGETIIGAHSGLKATMDMLTQVAGTDVPVMLLGETGVGKEVLANALHRMSPRRDKPFITVNCGAIPEALVDSVLFGYEKGAFTGATQQRKGRFERACGGTLFLDEIGELPLDAQVRLLRVLQEKKIERVGGDVEIPVDARIVTATHRDLRKLVEEGKFREDLWFRLSTFPVEIPPLRERLTDIPMLLAHFLKTCSERLGIPQPPVTAEGIDNLHAYSWPGNVREMHNIIERQLILGQGKVLTFSSLNEPSETNTTTYPLVEVAPAETASAATRLPPVDTGNTFPTLDEVMRLYIEKTLAHCNGKIEGTDGAAQLLGINPSTLRHRMRKLNIAFGKKH, from the coding sequence ATGCAAAAAAACGATTTTTTTAGAAGTGTTACGAAAATAATTTGCTCCACGCTCAATATGCAAAAGGCAATTACGGATTTAAATCAATTCCTAGAGAAAGAATTGCCCGTAGATACAATCAGCTTTGAAATCTACGATGACGAGAAGCAAATTCTACATAACATTATTTCAATGTATAAAGGTAAACAGCGTCTTATTCCTGATTTAATCATTAGCGATGAAATTCATGAAGATTTTATGATAAGCGCTAAAGATGAGCAGATGCTTTTTGAATACATCCCGAACTCCAGAGATCAGGAAATTTCAAAACAAGTCAGCAAGCGAATAACCACTGAAGTATTTTCAGGGATGATATGTTACCTGCGCATTGAAGGAGAATTTGTGGGTGCTGCCGCTGTTACACGCGACAGACCATATGCATTTACAGAAGAAGAAATAGACCTTCTCTCTTCTCTTAGTGAACCTTTGACCATTGCCCTTGTCAATGCATTACGGTTTGACGAACTGAAAGCGGTCAAAGACCAGCTACAAGATGACAATAAATTCCTGCAACGCGAGCTTGCAAAAAAAGCTGGTGAAACAATTATCGGCGCACATTCAGGGTTAAAAGCCACGATGGACATGCTCACACAGGTTGCAGGTACAGATGTACCTGTAATGCTTCTTGGTGAAACAGGAGTCGGCAAGGAGGTTCTTGCCAATGCGTTGCACCGCATGTCACCAAGACGTGATAAACCATTCATTACAGTCAACTGCGGCGCAATACCTGAAGCGCTCGTCGACAGCGTATTATTTGGATATGAAAAAGGTGCCTTTACAGGAGCAACACAACAGCGCAAAGGAAGATTTGAACGCGCTTGCGGTGGCACACTATTCCTTGATGAAATAGGAGAGTTGCCGCTGGATGCTCAAGTACGATTGCTGCGTGTTCTGCAAGAAAAAAAAATTGAGCGTGTTGGCGGCGACGTGGAAATCCCCGTAGATGCCCGCATTGTTACCGCAACACATAGAGACTTGAGAAAGCTGGTAGAAGAAGGGAAATTCCGTGAAGATCTATGGTTCCGCCTCAGCACGTTCCCTGTTGAAATCCCGCCGCTGCGCGAACGTTTGACAGATATCCCGATGCTTCTTGCGCACTTTTTGAAAACATGTTCCGAACGACTGGGCATTCCACAACCCCCTGTTACAGCAGAAGGAATTGACAACTTGCATGCATACAGCTGGCCGGGAAACGTACGCGAAATGCATAATATAATCGAACGGCAGCTTATTCTGGGACAAGGGAAAGTGCTGACTTTTTCGTCTCTTAACGAGCCTTCGGAAACGAATACCACAACATATCCACTTGTGGAGGTTGCTCCTGCCGAAACAGCATCCGCCGCAACTCGACTGCCACCAGTTGATACTGGCAATACGTTTCCGACGCTGGACGAAGTTATGCGTCTCTACATTGAAAAAACATTAGCTCATTGCAATGGCAAAATTGAAGGAACTGACGGCGCAGCACAACTGCTGGGAATAAACCCTTCCACCCTGCGCCACAGAATGCGTAA